From the genome of Neodiprion pinetum isolate iyNeoPine1 chromosome 3, iyNeoPine1.2, whole genome shotgun sequence, one region includes:
- the LOC138190587 gene encoding uncharacterized protein: MESLRASTSVDVQHPEGTEDALEKRKTFDTGVGNIVNIIVSYDMGWSKRGNGRSYNSLNGYGTITGFLSVKVLDFAARNKKCRRCTAGHDKSDHDCRQNFSGSAKAMEPDVGATLVNDSTILKETGLNVKVLIGDEDSSTIAAVRQNNPQSVHKLTDANHLRKNFMSALYDLRKNFKEMRDKEVIPHLKKCFSYALVQNKGDSANLTKSLRNIPEHFIGRHENCGTWCKEPHKIVLQNVQQYAKLSEIFEKYAGNAAKFSVVASRQPNESFNNMMAHKTPENCCYSLSKAADYRLASTVCTKNEGEMYILNVNSKYLNLSPGKYTKSFSKKLDQKKKKRAVKAKLASSKARRNVLAQKTETRRKSMEKSEGTRYKRNCGMDIDVQNSTSINLMYH, from the coding sequence ATGGAGTCTCTGAGAGCTTCAACTAGTGTCGACGTTCAGCACCCTGAAGGTACAGAGGACGCCttggagaaaagaaaaacatttgaTACAGGCGTTGGGAATATCGTCAACATCATCGTGTCATATGATATGGGTTGGAGCAAACGCGGCAACGGACGGAGCTACAATAGCTTAAATGGTTATGGTACCATAACCGGATTCCTAAGTGTCAAAGTTTTAGATTTCGCAGCGCGTAATAAGAAATGCAGACGTTGCACCGCTGGTCATGATAAATCCGACCATGATTGCCGACAAAACTTTTCTGGTAGTGCTAAGGCGATGGAGCCTGATGTAGGAGCAACTCTGGTCAATGACAGTACGATCCTCAAAGAAACTGGATTAAACGTCAAAGTGCTAATCGGTGACGAAGACAGTTCAACAATCGCTGCAGTACGACAAAACAATCCTCAGTCAGTTCATAAATTAACAGATGCAAATCAtctgaggaaaaattttatgagcGCATTAtacgatttgagaaaaaatttcaaagaaatgaGGGATAAGGAAGTTATCCCCCATTTAAAGAAATGTTTCTCTTACGCTTTGGTTCAAAATAAAGGGGACAGCGCCAACTTAACCAAAAGTCTTCGCAATATTCCCGAGCATTTCATCGGTCGCCACGAAAATTGCGGAACGTGGTGCAAAGAGCCGCACAAAATAGTGCTACAAAACGTACAACAGTACGCAAAATTGTCGGAAATATTCGAGAAATATGCGGGCAACGCTGCTAAATTTTCGGTTGTCGCTTCACGTCAGCCGAACGAAAGTTTTAACAACATGATGGCTCACAAAACGCCGGAAAACTGTTGTTATAGTCTGAGCAAAGCAGCGGATTATAGATTAGCCAGTACCGTGTGCACGAAAAACGAAGGAgaaatgtatattttgaacgtcaattcaaaatatttgaatcttTCTCCTGGAAAATACACCAAATCTTTTAGTAAGAAGTTGGaccagaagaaaaaaaagagagcgGTAAAGGCAAAATTGGCTTCAAGTAAAGCACGTCGAAATGTACTCGCTCAAAAGACAGAAACTCGTAGAAAATCAATGGAGAAGTCTGAAGGGACACGATACAAGAGAAATTGTGGTATGGATATCGACGTTCAAAATTCTACAAGTATTAATTTAATGTACCACTGA